The genomic window GGCTGCCGGCGCTGAGCGGGGCGCAGCTGCGGGGCTTGGCCAGCCTCCGCCACCTCATCTTGGCCAACAACCAGCTGGCCGCCATCGAACCTGCCGCCTTCGCCGCCTTCGCCGCCACGGTGGAGGATCTCGATCTCTCCCATAACAATTTGCCGGCCTTGCCGTGGGAGGCGGTGGCCGGCATGGCCAGTTTGGCCACCCTCACCTTGGATCACAACCTCTTGGAGCGGGTCCCCGCCGGGGCGGTGGCGCGGTTACCCCGCTTGGCACGGTTGGACCTCACCGCCAACCGCTTACGGGCGTTACCGCCGGTGCCGGGACCGCCGGGACCCAGTTTGGCGGCGGGGGGGAACCCTTTGCATTGCAACTGCGAGCTGCTGTGGTTGCGCCGGTTGGCGCGGCCGGGCCGGTTGGAGAGCTGCGCCTCGCCACCGCCGCTCGCCGGCCGCCTGCTCTGGGCCGTGCCGGAGGAAGAGCTGGCGTGCCGGGCACCGGCCATCGCCGGAGCGGCCGCTGACCCTGCCGCCGTGTTGGAAGGCCAACCCTTACGGTTGGGTTGCGCCGCTGCCGGCGACCCGCCGCCAGCGCTGCATTGGTTGGGTCCCGACGGGCGGTTGGTGCAGAACGGGTCGCGCCGCGCCGTCCGGCCCGATGGCTCCTTGGAGCTGCGGGTGGCCACGCTCCGCGACCACGGCGCCTTCACCTGTGTCGCCTCCAACGCCGCCGGCGAGGCGGCCGCTCGGGTGCAGGTGGCCGTCCTGCCGCTGCCCGTCCCTCGCAGCGACGGGGACGGGGATGCCGAAGCCGGGCCCGGTCCTTCCGACATGGCTCGCGCCGGGGGCAACGAGTCACGGGCGGCGGGCGAGCGGCGCATCGTGGCGGCCGAGCTGACGGCCTCCTCGGCGCGCATCCGCTGGCTGCCCCAGCGCCACGTCCCCGGCATCCGCATGTTCCAGATCCAGTACAACAGCTCCCTCGACGACTCCCTCGTCTACAGGTGGGTGCCcgtggggggctcaggggggccctgggggctctgggggatCCTGGGGGCTCTAGGGGtctctgggggtcctgggggctctGGTGGTCTCTGAGGGAtcctgggggctctggggggtcctgggggctctgggggtctCTGAGGGAtcctgggggccctgggggtcctggggggctctGGAGGTCTCTGAGGGAtcctggggggtcctggggggctctAGGGGTCtctggggggccctggggggtcctggggggctctggggggctgcagggtgcgGGGTTCGGGTGCGTTTCCCCTCGTTGCGTGGCGCTGCAGGGCCCGGCACGGCAGCCTGGGACGTTGCCTGGCATCGCGGGGTGGCATCGCACGGCACCGCGTGGCGTTGCCCGGGAGCACGTGGAGCCGCGTGGCCtcgcccgcccgcgccgccgcctcgcACCGCGCAGGCGCGCGCGCCCCGGGGCCgcgtccccccccccaagcctcTCCGTGCCCCCCCAGGCTGCTGCCGCCCTCCAGCCGGAGCTTCGTGCTGCGGGACCTGGCGGCGGGGCGCGAGTACGACCTCTGCGTCTCGGCCCTCTACGCCGAAGGGGCGACGGCGCTGCCCACCGCCCGCGCCCTCGGCTGCGTCCGCTTCGCCACGGCCGGGGGGGCCCCCGGCTGCGCCGCCCTTCCCCGACCCCATTTTTTGGGGGGCACCGTCATCATCGTCATCGGTGCCGCCATCGCCACCTCCGTCCTCgtcttcatcctcatcctcaccgCCCGCTACAAGGCagcggccgcccgccgccccgctgccgccgtCGCCAGCGTCTGCTCCCAGACCAACGGCACCCACAGACCCCCCgagccggagccgccgccgccgccgccgccgc from Ciconia boyciana chromosome 33, ASM3463844v1, whole genome shotgun sequence includes these protein-coding regions:
- the LRFN1 gene encoding leucine-rich repeat and fibronectin type III domain-containing protein 1, with translation MAKLLVPLVMLGAVAGSHRCPPRCLCPAAAPNPTLLCARTGLLAVPPTLDRAAVELRLADNFIGAVGRADFANMSSLVHLTLSRNGLRRLAPGAFADLRALRALHLDGNRLPALSGAQLRGLASLRHLILANNQLAAIEPAAFAAFAATVEDLDLSHNNLPALPWEAVAGMASLATLTLDHNLLERVPAGAVARLPRLARLDLTANRLRALPPVPGPPGPSLAAGGNPLHCNCELLWLRRLARPGRLESCASPPPLAGRLLWAVPEEELACRAPAIAGAAADPAAVLEGQPLRLGCAAAGDPPPALHWLGPDGRLVQNGSRRAVRPDGSLELRVATLRDHGAFTCVASNAAGEAAARVQVAVLPLPVPRSDGDGDAEAGPGPSDMARAGGNESRAAGERRIVAAELTASSARIRWLPQRHVPGIRMFQIQYNSSLDDSLVYRLLPPSSRSFVLRDLAAGREYDLCVSALYAEGATALPTARALGCVRFATAGGAPGCAALPRPHFLGGTVIIVIGAAIATSVLVFILILTARYKAAAARRPAAAVASVCSQTNGTHRPPEPEPPPPPPPPQPSALPPPAPVGAAREGARGLFPSHSYPRRARTRRHGSLPRLDLPDAAPTLRPSFGSTHWMLESTV